One Myripristis murdjan chromosome 17, fMyrMur1.1, whole genome shotgun sequence DNA segment encodes these proteins:
- the LOC115375451 gene encoding protein shisa-like-2A, translating to MSAECSSYYSADSVFVDGFSCPKPGNDAGAVFCCGFNDIKYCCDDPNSFFPYEYGYMWWLSIGALVGLSIAAVVLLAFLITVCVLCYLFIATKPSRLDNGLPLRAPAPDPSEGPSHAGMTHATGPQGFRKHFMSRKLDCDNQPADPERLFQRCFMATVTNVKVESPS from the exons ATGAGCGCTGAATGCAGCAGCTACTACAGCGCAGACAGCGTGTTTGTGGACGGCTTCTCCTGCCCGAAACCTGGAAATGATGCTGGCGCTGTCTTCTGCTGCGGATTTAACGATATCAAATATTGCTGTGATGATCCTAACAGTTTTTTCCCGTATGAATATGGATATATGTGGTGGCTGAG TATTGGCGCTCTGGTCGGTCTGTCCATTGCAGCGGtggttctcctggcgttcctcatcactgtgtgtgtactCTGCTACCTTTTCATTGCGACTAAGCCCAGTCGTCTTGACAACGGCCTGCCGCTCAGAGCACCAG CACCAGATCCCAGTGAGGGGCCCAGCCACGCAGGAATGACCCATGCCACCGGTCCGCAAGGATTCAGAAAACACTTCATGAGCAGGAAGCTAGACTGCGACAACCAGCCGGCAGACCCTGAACGCCTATTCCAGAGGTGTTTCATGGCTACTGTCACCAACGTGAAAGTGGAAAGTCCCTCATAG